DNA from Mycolicibacterium alvei:
GGCCGCAAGGTGGTCGACGGGGCGGCGCTGGCGGCGTTCGCACGCGCCAACGCCGCTGCGGCGCCCAAGGATCCGCTCGGAATCGGCAGTTCGGCCCGCAATCGCTTCGCCGGGCTGGTCACCAACGTCGTCGCCGACGAGGTGATGGCCCAGGTGGAGATGCAATGCGGCCCGTTCACCGTGGTGTCGCTGATGAGCAGCCAGTCGGTACGTGAGCTCGGCCTGGCCCCCGGAAGCATCGCGGTCGCGGTGGTCAAGG
Protein-coding regions in this window:
- a CDS encoding TOBE domain-containing protein, which codes for MPDIRVREAAELLGVSDDTVRRWIDDGSLPAHLDGSGRKVVDGAALAAFARANAAAAPKDPLGIGSSARNRFAGLVTNVVADEVMAQVEMQCGPFTVVSLMSSQSVRELGLAPGSIAVAVVKATTVIVETPKGQS